TCGTTTACGTGAAAAGTTAGAGCAAGCGTTGGCAAAAGTCGGCGGCCAGGTATTCTATGCGCGTCCTCAGTTTTGTACTGACAACGGTGCCATGATTGCGTTTGCCGGGCTACAGCGATTACAAGCCGGTCAACAAGATGATTTGGCGGTGAAGCCGGTAGCTCGTTGGCCATTGACCGAATTGCCTGCGATATAACGGGTTTGTTATTTTCGGATGTGTGCTTCTTCTGTCCCTTGCCATTTGTTGGTAATACGAAGAAATGTTCCGTTTTCGATAATACGTCGTTTGCCTTCATCAAAGTCGGTCAGAAGCTGTTTGCCGTGGGGATGATTTTTTGCGGTAACAGCGTATTCATCTGTTGAATCAAAGACCGGTAACTGCTTGAAGCGTTGTTTTTTATTAGCCTGTTTTAGTGCGTAATCAAAGTTAAGTTTGTAACCAGCCAGGCCGTCCACATGACCGTGATCAAGCATGTAAAAACCCTGCAGAATTTCATTGATCTCGTACTTTACAATCCGATCTCGGGTTTGCCATTTCGGCCCATAGTTCCAGCCCCGTAAGACGCCAATGAGTAAACCATCCAAGGAATCAAGCCCGTTCCAGACCAGTGTCGAACTGGGTTTAACGTAGATCAAAAATTCAACATGATTAATCGGTTCATGGGAATACTGGAAAAATTGAGTGCGCTCTTCGTTGAATCCGGTTGGAAATAAAATATCGAGATTGCCTTTCTTTACTTCATCGAACGCGCGTGGCCAGGGATAGACATGCAGTTCAATGGTGTACCCCATTTCGTGGAAACTCTCTCGCAGAATATCCAAGCTGTAGCCTTGCAGTCGTTCTGAGTCCTGGCCTGGTGGGAGTATCTCCTGCAGTAACAGTTTTGCATTAGGTTTATCGAAATTAAAAGGCGGGTTATGTGTTGAGGTTGCCACAGTTACACGCTTTTCCATAGCGTTAACCAAACCATGAGCATCAGCTAATACGCTGCTGCACCACCAACAGAAGAGTACGATTATCAGATTGCGCACAAGTTTCATTTTCCAATGCCTATCTGGGGGTAAGTGAGGACGAGTCATAAATATCCGCAATCCCAGTATAGTTCTCTCTAAAAGAGGCGTTTTAATCATTGGATCTTGACGATCATTATTCTGCGAAGCTTTTCTTTGAAGCAATCAGTTGTTTGATGTTACTTCTATGGCTGAACACTAAGACTAGGCTGCATGCGAGCCAGAGCAGAGTGAACGGGTCATCAAGAATAAAGGCCACGGTTGGGCTGATGAGTGCAGCCGTGAGCGCTGCGTGTCCAGAGATTCGGGTAATGAATAGGGCGATTAACCAACAAAAAAGTGTGAACAGTGCTAATCCCCAGGAAGTAGCCAGCATCACGCCAAGAATCGTTGCGACGCCTTTTCCACCTTTGAATTGGAAAAAAATTGGGTAAATATGCCCGAGAATCACTGCCAGCCCGGTGAGTGTTATCCACAGCAAATTCGGTTCAAACCAGACTTGATAGGCCCAAACCACACAGAAGCCTTTGAAAACATCTCCCAGCAGGGTAAGCAGCGCGATGCTTTTGCCATAAAGGCGCATCATGTTGGTGGCGCCGGCATTGCCTGAGCCAGCTTGTCTTGGATCATTCAAGCCTTGAAAGCGACTAATGACAAGTGCTGTTGGTAAGGATCCCAGCAGATAGGCAAGGACTAAAAACAGCAGTGAAAAGAGGATGGAATGTTCCATGATGCTCGTCTGGTTAAGAAAGTCGTCTCGGTCTGTGAGATCCTCTGCTATCATACGCCCTTTCAATTCAAAGACCATCATTTAAGACCACAGCATCTATCATGGATAAAACCTTTATTCGCGACTTAAAAGTGCACGCCATTATTGGCGTTTATGACTTTGAGCGAAAACATGCCCAACCACTTAGTTTTGATATCGAAATGACCTCTGACCTGACAAAAGCAGGCGAGAGTGATGATCTGAATTATGCGATTAATTACGCTGCGGTTAGCCAGGACGTGATTGATCTGACCAAATCGCTCAAACCTCAGTTGATTGAGCGCTTGGCGGATGCGGTGGCGGCTATGATATTGGAAAAGTATCAGCCGGAGTCGGTCACTATTCGAATCTCAAAACCGGATGCGGTGGCTGCGGCATCAGCGGTTGGCGTCGAAATTACGCGTTCAAAGAATTCTCAGAGGTAAGTTATGGCGGCGGTATACGTTAGCATTGGCACAAATATAGATCGTTATACCCATGTGACAGCGGCGCTAAATCATTTGCAGGCCTTTTTTGGGCCGCTGGATGTCTCTCAAGTGTACGAGAGCGAGGCGGTGGGGTTCGACGGTGATAACTTTTTAAATCTGGTGGCTAAATTTGAGACGAAATTACCTGTGGGTGAGTTGTCACGTTGGCTCAAACGGTTAGAAGACGATTATGGCCGTTGTCGTGATTCTGAGAAATTCAGCGCGCGTACTTTGGATATCGACATTTTGACCTATGACGATTTATTGGGTGAAGTGGATGGTATCGAGTTACCTCGTGATGAAGTCACCAAGAATGCTTTTGTTTTATTGCCTTTGTCTGAAATTGCATCAGACGTTCAACATCCTGCATACGATCGTAACTACGGTCAGATGTGGGCGGACTATGATAAGTCCAAGCAAAAGCTTTGGACGGTGGATTTTCAATGGCAGGATCAATGGATTTCCCGAGCGCAATAAATGTGCTCGGTATGAAAGGTTAAACTGTCGAATAACAACGCTTCAACTATACAGTCTACGACCACCATCCACAGAAATGATCTCCCCGGTTATGTAACTGGGGCCTGTTGCTAAAAACAACGCTGTCTCGACAATGTCTTCCATGCTGCCCATGCGTGCGGCAGGAATTTTCTCTAGCGTCTGTTGTTTGTAACTCTCTGACACATCCCCCTCTTGATCCGGCCAAAGAATGGCACCAGGTGCAATACCATTAACCCGAATCTTGGGTGCCAAGTCTTTCGCCAGGGATAACGTCATCATCTGGTTAGCGGCTTTCGCCATGCAGTAAATCGTGTGATCTTTCAGTGGTCTTTGTGCATGGATATCCAGCATGTTGATGACACAGCTCGGCTGATGGGACGTGGTTTCTTCTGAGGTCAATAATGGCAATAAGGCCTGAGTTAAGAACAGCGGGGCTTTGGCGTTGCTTTCAAAGAGTTCGTTCCAATGCTCTTCCGTTGTATTACCTATTTGTGTCGGGTAGAAGGCCGAAGCGTTGTTGATCAGTACATCGAGACGATCTGTGATATCTGATATCTGGGCGACCAGTTGATCAATGTCGCTCAGTTTCCCCTGACATGGAAAGGCCGACTCCGGGCGTATGCTATTGAGCTCAGTTAATAGTGATTCCGCCGCCTCCGAAGAGCGGTGGTAATGAACAATTACCTTGAAACCTTTGCTGTGGAATGCTCTGCTCATGGCGGCACCAAGGCGTTGGGCGGCACCTGTGATTAATACGGTTAGTGTAGTTTTAGCGGTTTGATCTGAGTTTTTCATAGAAATGCGTCATCAATTGCCTGATAAGAGGGCTTACCTGACTTGGTTAAAAAAAGTTACTTTATTCTCGGTGTTAGATCTATATACTGCGCAACGCATTTTTAATGTGAAGAATGAATAGCTTATAAGAGAACTATAAGGATATAAAATGAAAAAAACGTTTATCCAGGCTATTGCTGCGTCAGCAGTTGTTTTAGCGTCAGGTTGTGCTTCGATTATTAACGATGATACTCAACAAATTAATGTGATTTCTTCAAACGGTGAAAAGTTTGAAGGTTCTATTGATGGTGTGCCTTTTGAAGGCCCTGGTATTGTTTCTGTTGAGCGTGCTAATAGAACTAAGATTATTGTTTCAAATACTGAAGCGTGTGCAAAGCAAACCGTTATGAATAAGAGCGTAGACCCAGTGTTCTTTGTAAACGTTCTATCTGGTGGTGCGTTTGGTTCAACCACAGACTATGCAACCGAAAAAATGTGGAAATACGACGATACAGTAGTTGTTAGCTGTAAGTAATATTTCGATGTTGCGTTGTTTAAAAGGGAGCATTTTTGCTTCCTTTTTCATTTGTCTGATACAGACGTCTGTTTTTGCTGAAGAATTAATTCGTGTTGGCGAATCCGCTTTATTGACGACGGCGCTATCTGAGCGAGCATTGTCACAAGGGCTGGATCAGCATCCGACTTGGTTAGCTTTACTGCATTCGAAAAATGGGGAATCCAGAATTTCGGATGAGAACTTTATCCTTTCACGTTCACATTTCTCTTCCCGAAACGAGTTGTTGGCGAGCATTGATGTTCTGTTTGGCCGCCAATTGGATGCTCAATATTTGTGTAAGTTTCCCGCCAGGACTTTATGGCTTAGTACGTCATTGTCCTTGAAATCTCCGGATTTCAGTCACTGTGAATCTTTTGTTGAATTTAAAGAAAAAGCCCCTGTCGATAAGGTGTCGTTAGTTTATTCGTCAGAAAACCTGACTCAGCCCTCCAGCATGATGGGACATGTATTTCTAAAACTGGGTGGTCAGGGGAGTGATGGTCATCAGGTAGAGCACGCTGTTTCATACTTTACTGAGATTACTGGGATCAATGTTCCTAAGATAATATTTGAGAGTTTGTTTTTAGGAAAAAAAGGGTACTTTGCGCTTTCGCCTTATGCGGAAAAAGAGAAATATTATCTAGACGCTGAGCAAAGAAATCTATGGAGTTACCAGTTACGGTTGAGTCCAGGTCAGGCTGAGTTAATTCAGGCGCATATTTGGGAATTAAAACAAGCCCGGCTGGAGTACTTTTTCCAAGATTACAATTGCGCCACGTTACTTACTTTCTTGCTGGGCACAGCCCATTCCGAGCTGTTATCAGAAGATGAGTTATGGATTACGCCTCTAGATTTAGTAAAGCTTGTGAATCAGTACAAGCTTGTAGATCAAGTGACTGTGATTCCGGCGAATAAATGGAAGCTTCGAATGCTGTCTGAAAACTTAAATGATGACGTTCAGCAGCAGATAATGAATGCAATTACGACACAGAACTTTGATGTGATTAAAGATCGCTCTTTCGATTCAAATGCTTTTTTAATGGCTGAATTAACCGGAAGTTATCTTGATTATATGTTGGAGCAAGGGACGTTGGCTCCAAACGACTGGGCTCAGTTAACTGATACATTAAACGAAACTCGTTCAACTTTGAGCGATGACTTTTCGATTGATGTTTCTCAGTACAAAAATCCGCTTAAGACGCCGCCTGATTCACAAGTTTTTGGGGGCTTTGTTTATGAGCAGGGGACTGAAAAACTTAAATTTGGTTTTTTGCCAACGTCTCATACCCTAGAAGACGATAACCGACAATTTTTCAGCGAGAATGAACTTAAACTGGGTAGCCTTTCTTTGTTGTATTCTCCCGAGAAGTCTCGCCTTGAATTGGAAGAATTTGAACTTTATTCTGCGGTTTCGTTGATTCCCTATGACCGTTTTTCTGGTGGCGTATCGGGTCGCTTCAGGTTCGGGATTGAACAGCATTATGATGAGCATTTGAATAACAAGAGCGCTGTAAATATTGGCGGCGGTATTGGGCTAGGACAATCTTTCAGTCAGGATGGTTTTTTCTATGGGTTGTTGGCGGGTGGAGTAGCTGCAACCAGTGAAGAAGAATATCTTTACCTTGATCCTGAAATCGGAATGGTGCTGCATGAGGTGTTTGATATGAAAAGTATTATTTCCTATCAATACTTATGGAATCAGCGAGCGTCCAAGTCTGATATATCATCGCTTAAATTTGTTCAATCGAAGTTTATTAATCAAAATTTTAGTGTGATCTTTCAGTATGAGCATTTGTGGAATGATGCTCAGGCAGAAGATCGCTTTGAGTTATTGTCGAAATATTATTTTTAAAGAAGAATTGGGTGTTCTTACCCGAATTAAGATAAAAGTTGATCGGTTGGTTAGATTTGTAAACTTTTGCTTCTATATCCTTTTTAATTCATAGAGTTGTCTAAACTAGAAGATATTAGATTTGAAAATAGATGCTGTATTTCTTCTTCATTTATCGCAAACTTCGCCTCGTTTAATGCTTGAAGGGCAACCCTAGGCCTTTCGAATGTTATTTGTTCTGGTGGTAAGCATGCTAAGTTGTGAGCTGTCATTCGTAAGACATTGGTTAGAGCGTGAACGCCATCTTCTACTAAAAAGATACCTGCATTAGCCATTCTAGCAATAGAAGTTAAACCTTTTGAGATTTCTTTAGTGAAAGGCTTAAGGGCATCTTCATAAATAGGTACAGCAAGTTTCTCTGCTATAACGTTGTTGTTTTCGTTTGTCATAAATGTCCTATTGTAATTTACCGCCCGAAGTACCTGCTTCAGTTATACTAATAGGGTGGTTAAACGTCTTTTTTCTAGAAAGACTTTAATGCTTCTGATGATGTTGAGCCGCCAAAATCTTTGATGAAATCATCTTTCAAATATGCAGCTATGCAATAGCTACTATGATCATTAAAACGCATTAGTTGCCATAAAACTCCTGTTCCGAAGTCAAATAGTACCGGCTTACTTGATTTGAACCATACGTATCTCGGATTCCTCCACTTGAATAGATAGTGTCCAATATGGGTATGTTCGATTATATCTTTGATCTCTTCTGAACTATGGATCTCAACAAGTTGATGGGGGCCTGCATAGTCAGAGATATGGAAAAAAGTGAAACTCTTTCTATATCCAAAATTCTTAGAGAAATCTTCATTAACTGCGATGTTGTTACATAGTGGATGGTTAGGGTCTGGTAATTTGGCACCGTATCTCATGTTGTGTACAAACTTTTCGCCATTAACTACCCAGATCATGTCGTTGTAGAACTCTTCTCTAGAAACTAATTCAGTTTCAGAGATGGGGGAATTCTGAAATTCAATAACTATAGAGTTATTGTTTTTGACATCAGCAATATGCTTTTCACCTTTAGAGTCGAAATGAACTACTTCTTGGTTTACATCGGGCCAATGACTTTTCCAGTCTCTATGCCATTGAGTTTCATTTTCCCACCATGTGTCGCACTTATTATGCCGCATATGAGCCCAGTGCCATTTAATTTTGCTACCACATTTAGCAATGGTTTCAGTACCACAAAAATAGCACTTTCCTCTTAGTCTTGGGGCCGCTTTTACTTTCCTATTCTCAACTAGTGAATATTTCAATTGCATCCCTTTTGCTCGAAACTGGTCTCATAACCTTCCAAGACCTCGTGTTTTTCCGGTTTACCGGGAAACCGGTAGGAACAGGAGTTAGGTGGAGAAAAGAGGCTGCAATATCTCAAATATGAATCTTATAGTTTTCTCTGTACATACTTTGCGATATCCATTTGAGGCTCTTCAGCTTCGAAATATTCCTGTAGTGTATAAGCCATTTTCTCTAGTGGTGCTTCATCATATTCATAGGTTCGAAGTTCCTGAATATAACGGTTAATAAAGCCATGATCTCCCAAGAACTTCCATTG
This genomic stretch from Litoribrevibacter albus harbors:
- a CDS encoding competence protein CoiA gives rise to the protein MKYSLVENRKVKAAPRLRGKCYFCGTETIAKCGSKIKWHWAHMRHNKCDTWWENETQWHRDWKSHWPDVNQEVVHFDSKGEKHIADVKNNNSIVIEFQNSPISETELVSREEFYNDMIWVVNGEKFVHNMRYGAKLPDPNHPLCNNIAVNEDFSKNFGYRKSFTFFHISDYAGPHQLVEIHSSEEIKDIIEHTHIGHYLFKWRNPRYVWFKSSKPVLFDFGTGVLWQLMRFNDHSSYCIAAYLKDDFIKDFGGSTSSEALKSF
- the folB gene encoding dihydroneopterin aldolase, encoding MDKTFIRDLKVHAIIGVYDFERKHAQPLSFDIEMTSDLTKAGESDDLNYAINYAAVSQDVIDLTKSLKPQLIERLADAVAAMILEKYQPESVTIRISKPDAVAAASAVGVEITRSKNSQR
- the plsY gene encoding glycerol-3-phosphate 1-O-acyltransferase PlsY; the encoded protein is MEHSILFSLLFLVLAYLLGSLPTALVISRFQGLNDPRQAGSGNAGATNMMRLYGKSIALLTLLGDVFKGFCVVWAYQVWFEPNLLWITLTGLAVILGHIYPIFFQFKGGKGVATILGVMLATSWGLALFTLFCWLIALFITRISGHAALTAALISPTVAFILDDPFTLLWLACSLVLVFSHRSNIKQLIASKKSFAE
- a CDS encoding Abi-alpha family protein gives rise to the protein MTNENNNVIAEKLAVPIYEDALKPFTKEISKGLTSIARMANAGIFLVEDGVHALTNVLRMTAHNLACLPPEQITFERPRVALQALNEAKFAINEEEIQHLFSNLISSSLDNSMN
- the folK gene encoding 2-amino-4-hydroxy-6-hydroxymethyldihydropteridine diphosphokinase produces the protein MAAVYVSIGTNIDRYTHVTAALNHLQAFFGPLDVSQVYESEAVGFDGDNFLNLVAKFETKLPVGELSRWLKRLEDDYGRCRDSEKFSARTLDIDILTYDDLLGEVDGIELPRDEVTKNAFVLLPLSEIASDVQHPAYDRNYGQMWADYDKSKQKLWTVDFQWQDQWISRAQ
- a CDS encoding pteridine reductase; translation: MKNSDQTAKTTLTVLITGAAQRLGAAMSRAFHSKGFKVIVHYHRSSEAAESLLTELNSIRPESAFPCQGKLSDIDQLVAQISDITDRLDVLINNASAFYPTQIGNTTEEHWNELFESNAKAPLFLTQALLPLLTSEETTSHQPSCVINMLDIHAQRPLKDHTIYCMAKAANQMMTLSLAKDLAPKIRVNGIAPGAILWPDQEGDVSESYKQQTLEKIPAARMGSMEDIVETALFLATGPSYITGEIISVDGGRRLYS
- a CDS encoding substrate-binding periplasmic protein, with protein sequence MKLVRNLIIVLFCWWCSSVLADAHGLVNAMEKRVTVATSTHNPPFNFDKPNAKLLLQEILPPGQDSERLQGYSLDILRESFHEMGYTIELHVYPWPRAFDEVKKGNLDILFPTGFNEERTQFFQYSHEPINHVEFLIYVKPSSTLVWNGLDSLDGLLIGVLRGWNYGPKWQTRDRIVKYEINEILQGFYMLDHGHVDGLAGYKLNFDYALKQANKKQRFKQLPVFDSTDEYAVTAKNHPHGKQLLTDFDEGKRRIIENGTFLRITNKWQGTEEAHIRK
- a CDS encoding Lnb N-terminal periplasmic domain-containing protein → MLRCLKGSIFASFFICLIQTSVFAEELIRVGESALLTTALSERALSQGLDQHPTWLALLHSKNGESRISDENFILSRSHFSSRNELLASIDVLFGRQLDAQYLCKFPARTLWLSTSLSLKSPDFSHCESFVEFKEKAPVDKVSLVYSSENLTQPSSMMGHVFLKLGGQGSDGHQVEHAVSYFTEITGINVPKIIFESLFLGKKGYFALSPYAEKEKYYLDAEQRNLWSYQLRLSPGQAELIQAHIWELKQARLEYFFQDYNCATLLTFLLGTAHSELLSEDELWITPLDLVKLVNQYKLVDQVTVIPANKWKLRMLSENLNDDVQQQIMNAITTQNFDVIKDRSFDSNAFLMAELTGSYLDYMLEQGTLAPNDWAQLTDTLNETRSTLSDDFSIDVSQYKNPLKTPPDSQVFGGFVYEQGTEKLKFGFLPTSHTLEDDNRQFFSENELKLGSLSLLYSPEKSRLELEEFELYSAVSLIPYDRFSGGVSGRFRFGIEQHYDEHLNNKSAVNIGGGIGLGQSFSQDGFFYGLLAGGVAATSEEEYLYLDPEIGMVLHEVFDMKSIISYQYLWNQRASKSDISSLKFVQSKFINQNFSVIFQYEHLWNDAQAEDRFELLSKYYF